GGACTACAGGTGGGAGACATTTTTGCGTCCCTATGTTGAGAAAATAATGGTCATAGATGATTTAGCTGACCGTTCTCACAACTGTGATATACTTCTAGATCAAAATTTATACGCAAACTTCGAAAATCGTTATAACGATTTAGTTCCCTCGCATTGTAAAATGTTACTTGGTCCAAAGTATGCTTTGCTCCGGCCTGAGTTTGGAAGTGCTAGGGAAAGAGGCAAACAAAGAGACGATGAAAATAAACGGATCTTGGTATTTATGGGAGGAAGTGATCCCAATAATGTGACTGAAAGAATTTTAACAACTATCCATCAATTGAGTCTGTCTTGCCTTGATATTGACATCGTTGTTGGTAGTACCAATCCTCATGTGGATAAACTCAATCATTTCTGCGAAGGAAAAAGCCGTTTTGCCTTACACTGGCAAGTAAATAATATGGCAGAATTGATGATCGAAGCTGACTTGGCCATTGGTGCTGGCGGTACTGCGACGTGGGAACGTTGTTGCCTTGGACTTCCGAGCATTGGGATATCGATCGCTTCAAATCAGGAGGAATTGTCTGTCTGTTTAGCAGAAAAGGGAGGGATGTTATATTTGGGTTCTTCTGAGACGATTTCAGAGGACATCCTTGCCAGTGCCATTATGCTATTAATTAATAATAATAGTCTTTCCAAGTCAATGAGTCACACCTGTTTGAACCTAGTCGATGGCTGTGGTACAGAAAGAGTCGTAAATATTTTAGATGAGATCATAATACAGTTGCGAAAAGTTACCATGGAAGACTGCGACGTTATTTATCAATGGCGTAATGCTGAAGTGACTCGCAGACATATATTTAATCCTCAGCCAATCTCACTGGTTAACCATCAAAAATGGTTTCGGGAGAGTATTGATAACCCAGCGAGGGTTTTACTTATAGGAGAGTCTGAAGGAAAACCAATTGGTGTGTTGCGCTACGATTTTGAAGATACCGAGGCACTTATCTCCATTTACCTTACACCTGGAAATCATGGCAGCGGGATTGGTACGCAGTTGATTCGGGTTGGCAGCAGATGGTTGCGCAGTAATATGCCACATATAAGAAATGTCAGGGCTGAAATACGGGCTGAAAATATTGCATCGCAACGAGCCTTTGCAAAGGCAGGATATAAAGAAAATTATTCAATTTTTGTAAAGGATTTATAATGAATTTTCGCAAACTAAAAACTCATCAAGGCATAAGTATAGGCGAATTTCAAGTGGGGCCAAATTTTCCTCCCTTCATCATCGCTGAAATGTCGGGTAATCATAACCAATCTCTTGAACGCGCTTTGAAAATAGTTGATGCAGCAGCGGAAAGTGGGGCGAATGCTCTGAAGCTCCAGACTTATACTCCTGATACGATGACATTAGATCTTGATGATGGAGAATTTT
The Pelobacter seleniigenes DSM 18267 DNA segment above includes these coding regions:
- the pseG gene encoding UDP-2,4-diacetamido-2,4,6-trideoxy-beta-L-altropyranose hydrolase translates to MELQKVIIRADASLEIGSGHVMRCLTLAEALVKRGFDVSFVCRDLIGNLAEDIRQRGFACHLLFHEPCDHVNREDNEAFPLHIKWLGVDWEKDATQTLSVLAKKNNCTNLLIVDHYSLDYRWETFLRPYVEKIMVIDDLADRSHNCDILLDQNLYANFENRYNDLVPSHCKMLLGPKYALLRPEFGSARERGKQRDDENKRILVFMGGSDPNNVTERILTTIHQLSLSCLDIDIVVGSTNPHVDKLNHFCEGKSRFALHWQVNNMAELMIEADLAIGAGGTATWERCCLGLPSIGISIASNQEELSVCLAEKGGMLYLGSSETISEDILASAIMLLINNNSLSKSMSHTCLNLVDGCGTERVVNILDEIIIQLRKVTMEDCDVIYQWRNAEVTRRHIFNPQPISLVNHQKWFRESIDNPARVLLIGESEGKPIGVLRYDFEDTEALISIYLTPGNHGSGIGTQLIRVGSRWLRSNMPHIRNVRAEIRAENIASQRAFAKAGYKENYSIFVKDL